The Miltoncostaea oceani genome includes a region encoding these proteins:
- a CDS encoding helicase-related protein, with the protein MTTLEDLEPGLRLAGVVPGQSVTVIQVQAHGDDAIELTYKTADGGLGQRVLGRSAEPRLSVARAEARPFDADAGDFKLVAECQRITLAGLFDPMLAVTTSDIRPLPHQLRAVYGELLPRTPLRFLLADDPGAGKTIMAGLYAKELLLREDVKRCLIVAPGGLVEQWQDELFQKFGLAFEILSPQMGDGPFGVSAFERNPLVIARMDQLARNEELLNALQASEWDLVIVDEAHRMGAHWFGGKLEKTKRFQLGELLGGVARHLLLMTATPHNGKEEDFQLFLTLLDRDRFEGRYRASIHNADTAGLMRRMVKEDLLTFEGTPLFPERIAETVPYRLNELEQELYEQVTTYVREGMNRADALDGKRRNTVGFALTVLQRRLASSPEAIYRSLERRAVRLERRKQDLLDGRAAAEPPSVDLVGGLDELDDDEFSAEELEQIEDELVDAATAARTVEELDSELIDLRLLIVAAERVRNSQADRKWAELRTILEDNTLATSQAGERRKLIVFTEHRDTLDYLARRIAVLLSRPGAVRAIHGGVRRAERRRITEEFTRNPDCQVLLATDAAGEGLNLQAAHLMVNYDLPWNPNRIEQRFGRIHRIGQREVCRLWNLVADNTREGEVFVRLLSKIEEQRKAYGGKVFDVLGVAFTERPLRDLLIEAIRYGDLPETRAGMERVIDASVAHGITEMLAEEALASDALAAVDIAGLRELMDEARARRLQPHYIEGAFRSAFAGLGGRIRRRERGRFEITHVPARVRAAARGPVATRYERVTFDIDDLEEDVGARAALLAPGHPLHDAVIDETLKRLRPALERGTVLVSPDVQEPRLLVGVVQEVVDATEASISKRFAYAYIDASGGVEAAGPAPYLDCVAAPPVDAVDRSRRLPWLTGAEDSAASWVIANELPGFVTEVTKRREAELRRLRDQVERRLAQERERLIAEAIAAAEQERNGKKPREGEASLLEKAADLDRRLTARMELLDRQLEMQATSPRIVTAALVLPLDAVESELPADAPVHAVSTKEVERRGVERVLAAERALGRVPVEQAFNNPGFDVLSRRAGEDPIRIEVKARLAGADDFYVTHNEVLTALNSAPHYRLALVCVDSRGPQHDEVCYVESPFGGFDAGSFAATGHRGDWDMMWARGRKPF; encoded by the coding sequence GTGACGACACTGGAAGACCTCGAACCCGGCTTGCGGCTCGCCGGTGTCGTCCCCGGACAGAGCGTCACGGTTATCCAGGTTCAGGCTCACGGCGACGACGCCATCGAGCTGACCTACAAGACTGCCGATGGCGGTCTTGGTCAGCGCGTGCTCGGACGATCCGCGGAACCCAGACTCTCCGTCGCCCGCGCCGAGGCCAGGCCCTTCGACGCCGACGCTGGCGACTTCAAGCTGGTGGCGGAGTGTCAGCGCATCACGCTCGCCGGACTGTTCGACCCGATGCTCGCGGTCACCACCTCAGACATCCGCCCGCTGCCCCACCAGCTCAGGGCCGTCTACGGCGAGCTGCTGCCGCGCACGCCGCTGCGCTTCCTGCTCGCCGACGATCCAGGCGCCGGCAAGACGATCATGGCCGGGCTCTACGCCAAGGAGCTGCTCCTGCGCGAGGACGTGAAACGCTGCCTGATCGTGGCGCCCGGCGGCCTCGTGGAGCAGTGGCAGGACGAGCTCTTCCAGAAGTTCGGCCTCGCGTTCGAGATCCTCTCGCCCCAGATGGGCGACGGCCCCTTCGGGGTATCGGCGTTCGAGAGAAACCCGCTCGTCATCGCGCGCATGGACCAGCTCGCACGCAACGAGGAGCTGCTCAATGCCTTGCAAGCGTCGGAGTGGGACCTGGTCATCGTGGACGAGGCCCACCGAATGGGTGCCCACTGGTTCGGCGGCAAGCTGGAGAAGACCAAGCGCTTCCAGCTCGGCGAGCTGCTGGGCGGCGTGGCGCGTCATCTCCTGCTCATGACGGCCACCCCGCACAACGGCAAGGAGGAGGACTTCCAGCTCTTCCTCACGCTGCTCGACCGCGACCGCTTCGAGGGGCGGTACCGTGCGAGCATCCACAACGCCGACACGGCCGGCCTAATGCGGCGGATGGTCAAGGAAGACCTGCTTACTTTCGAGGGCACGCCCCTTTTCCCGGAGCGCATCGCCGAGACGGTCCCCTACCGCCTCAACGAACTCGAGCAGGAGCTCTACGAGCAGGTCACGACCTATGTGCGCGAGGGCATGAATCGCGCCGACGCCCTCGACGGGAAGCGCCGCAACACGGTCGGGTTCGCGCTCACCGTCCTGCAGCGCAGGCTCGCCTCCAGCCCCGAGGCGATCTACCGCTCCCTCGAGCGCCGCGCCGTGCGCCTCGAGCGTCGCAAGCAGGACCTCCTCGACGGCCGTGCTGCCGCCGAGCCGCCGAGCGTCGACCTGGTTGGCGGCCTCGACGAGCTCGACGACGATGAGTTCTCGGCTGAGGAACTCGAGCAGATCGAGGACGAACTCGTGGACGCCGCGACGGCCGCGCGTACAGTCGAGGAGCTCGATAGCGAGTTGATCGACCTGCGGCTGCTCATCGTCGCGGCCGAGCGTGTCCGCAACTCGCAGGCTGATCGCAAGTGGGCCGAGCTTCGCACGATCCTCGAGGACAACACCCTCGCCACCTCCCAGGCGGGCGAGCGGCGCAAGCTCATCGTCTTCACCGAGCATCGCGACACCCTCGACTACCTCGCGCGGCGCATCGCGGTCCTCCTGAGTCGGCCGGGGGCCGTCAGAGCGATCCACGGCGGGGTCCGCCGCGCCGAGCGCCGCCGGATCACCGAGGAGTTCACGCGCAACCCGGATTGCCAGGTGCTCCTCGCCACCGACGCCGCCGGCGAGGGCCTCAACCTTCAGGCCGCGCACCTGATGGTCAACTACGACCTGCCGTGGAACCCGAACCGCATCGAGCAGCGGTTCGGGCGCATCCACCGTATCGGCCAGCGCGAGGTCTGCCGCCTATGGAACCTGGTCGCCGACAACACGCGCGAGGGCGAGGTCTTCGTGCGGCTGCTCAGCAAGATCGAGGAGCAGCGCAAAGCCTATGGCGGCAAAGTGTTCGACGTGCTCGGCGTCGCTTTCACGGAGCGACCGCTGCGCGACCTGCTGATCGAGGCGATCCGCTACGGCGACCTGCCCGAGACGCGCGCCGGCATGGAGCGGGTGATAGACGCGAGCGTGGCCCACGGCATCACCGAGATGCTCGCCGAGGAGGCGCTCGCGTCCGACGCGTTGGCCGCCGTGGACATCGCGGGACTCCGCGAGCTGATGGACGAGGCTCGGGCGCGCCGGCTCCAACCGCACTACATCGAGGGGGCGTTCCGCTCAGCGTTCGCCGGACTGGGCGGGCGCATACGGCGACGCGAGCGCGGTCGCTTCGAGATCACCCACGTCCCGGCCCGGGTGCGGGCGGCCGCACGCGGGCCCGTCGCGACCCGCTACGAGCGAGTGACCTTCGATATCGACGACCTCGAGGAGGATGTCGGCGCTCGCGCCGCGCTCCTCGCGCCAGGCCATCCCCTGCACGACGCGGTCATCGACGAGACGCTCAAGCGCCTACGGCCAGCGCTCGAGCGCGGCACCGTGCTCGTGTCACCCGACGTTCAGGAGCCGCGGCTGTTGGTTGGGGTCGTTCAGGAGGTCGTCGATGCCACAGAGGCCTCCATCTCGAAGCGCTTTGCCTACGCCTACATCGACGCGTCCGGCGGCGTCGAGGCAGCCGGGCCCGCGCCCTACCTCGACTGCGTCGCGGCTCCGCCCGTCGACGCCGTGGACCGCTCGCGGCGCCTTCCCTGGTTGACGGGTGCCGAGGACTCCGCCGCCAGCTGGGTCATCGCCAACGAGCTTCCCGGGTTCGTCACCGAGGTGACGAAACGCCGAGAAGCCGAGCTGCGGCGTTTGCGCGATCAGGTTGAGCGACGGCTGGCGCAGGAGCGCGAGCGGTTGATCGCCGAGGCGATCGCCGCCGCGGAGCAGGAGCGGAACGGCAAGAAGCCCCGCGAGGGCGAGGCGAGCCTGCTGGAGAAGGCAGCCGACCTCGACCGCCGGCTCACGGCCCGCATGGAACTCCTCGATCGCCAGCTCGAGATGCAGGCCACCTCGCCGCGGATCGTGACCGCTGCGCTGGTGCTGCCTCTGGACGCCGTCGAGTCCGAGCTGCCCGCCGACGCGCCGGTGCACGCGGTCTCCACTAAGGAGGTGGAGCGCCGTGGCGTGGAGCGGGTATTGGCCGCCGAGCGTGCACTCGGGCGGGTGCCGGTGGAGCAGGCGTTCAACAATCCGGGCTTCGACGTTCTCTCGCGGCGAGCGGGCGAGGATCCGATCCGCATCGAGGTGAAGGCTCGCCTCGCAGGGGCCGACGACTTCTACGTCACCCACAACGAGGTACTCACGGCGCTCAACAGCGCGCCCCACTATCGCCTGGCTCTGGTCTGCGTGGACTCCCGCGGCCCCCAGCACGACGAGGTGTGCTACGTGGAGAGCCCGTTCGGTGGCTTCGACGCCGGCAGCTTCGCCGCCACCGGCCACCGGGGCGACTGGGACATGATGTGGGCTCGCGGGCGGAAGCCCTTCTGA
- a CDS encoding single-stranded DNA-binding protein translates to MSADLNTVGLVGRLTRDPELRYTAAGEAVCALRLAVSTRTRADEAWEDRPNFFDVSVWGKGGEAAAEHLTKGRRIGVAGRLAWREWTTDDGSRREAVQIVASSVQYLDAPKKDAPEPTPVGAANGKGTAGGDDIPF, encoded by the coding sequence GTGTCCGCTGACCTCAACACCGTCGGCCTGGTCGGCCGACTGACCCGCGATCCCGAGCTGCGCTACACGGCGGCGGGCGAAGCCGTATGCGCCCTGCGCCTGGCCGTCTCGACCCGCACCCGCGCCGACGAGGCCTGGGAGGACCGGCCGAACTTCTTCGACGTCTCGGTGTGGGGCAAGGGCGGCGAGGCCGCCGCCGAGCACCTGACCAAGGGACGGCGGATCGGCGTCGCCGGGCGCCTCGCCTGGCGCGAGTGGACGACCGACGACGGCTCGCGCCGCGAGGCCGTCCAGATCGTCGCCTCGTCGGTGCAGTACCTCGACGCACCAAAGAAGGACGCGCCCGAGCCGACGCCCGTCGGCGCCGCCAACGGGAAGGGGACCGCCGGTGGCGACGACATCCCATTCTGA
- a CDS encoding winged helix-turn-helix domain-containing protein produces the protein MATTSHSERPALSLVPDPAPPGAPRIDEAEADRLYAGTMAAARRAGRLAADLERAAAGAAHPAWQVAAATCRRAEASLRTAAQAMPEVPPDTPTDPRRAILIGALSIDRARRAAFWGDAPLCLTRLEFDLLVALAERPGEVVTKEDLLRRVWGYAGRARTRTVDSHASRLRRTLYDAGAAGTMIVNVWGIGYRLAVAEEGDAA, from the coding sequence GTGGCGACGACATCCCATTCTGAGCGACCCGCGCTGTCCCTCGTCCCCGACCCGGCGCCGCCCGGGGCACCCCGTATCGATGAGGCCGAGGCCGACCGCCTCTACGCCGGGACGATGGCCGCCGCCCGACGCGCCGGGCGCCTCGCGGCTGACCTGGAGCGCGCCGCCGCGGGCGCCGCGCATCCGGCCTGGCAGGTGGCCGCGGCGACCTGCCGCCGCGCCGAGGCGAGCCTGCGCACGGCGGCCCAGGCGATGCCCGAGGTGCCCCCGGACACCCCGACCGACCCGCGCCGGGCGATCCTGATCGGTGCCCTTTCGATCGACCGCGCACGGCGCGCTGCCTTCTGGGGTGACGCGCCGCTGTGCCTCACTCGGCTGGAGTTCGATCTCCTGGTCGCCCTGGCCGAGCGCCCGGGGGAGGTGGTCACCAAGGAGGATCTGCTGCGCCGCGTCTGGGGATATGCCGGGCGGGCGCGCACCCGCACCGTCGACTCGCACGCCTCGCGCCTTCGACGCACCCTCTACGACGCGGGAGCGGCGGGCACGATGATCGTGAACGTGTGGGGAATCGGCTACCGCCTCGCGGTGGCCGAGGAAGGCGATGCCGCATGA
- a CDS encoding ParA family protein → MRVAIANLKGGTGKTTTAVHLAASLAAEGRTLLIDADPQQSALAWSETAGELGFPVVGLPVRDLHRRVRDLAEDYRHVVIDTPPAELAIVRSAVLCVEEVIVPMGPTPLDLDRLGSTIDLVADVEPLNCARLHLLLTRVRRGTRSARETRLALEEIGMPVLNAEVPLLESIGLSFGAGRVAVEYEAVRDELLTARVAR, encoded by the coding sequence ATGCGCGTCGCAATCGCAAACTTGAAAGGCGGGACCGGCAAGACCACGACCGCCGTTCACCTTGCGGCGAGCCTTGCTGCCGAGGGGCGCACCCTGCTGATCGACGCCGACCCGCAGCAGTCCGCACTCGCGTGGTCCGAGACCGCAGGCGAGCTTGGGTTCCCCGTGGTCGGCCTGCCGGTGCGCGACCTGCACCGACGCGTTCGCGACCTGGCTGAGGACTACCGGCACGTCGTCATCGACACTCCGCCGGCCGAACTCGCCATCGTGCGGAGCGCCGTTCTCTGTGTCGAAGAGGTCATCGTCCCGATGGGGCCGACGCCACTCGACCTCGACCGGCTCGGGTCCACGATCGACCTGGTGGCAGACGTCGAGCCGCTGAACTGCGCTCGTCTGCACCTACTTCTGACACGCGTCCGCCGCGGCACCCGCAGCGCACGCGAGACGCGGCTCGCCCTCGAGGAGATCGGCATGCCTGTCTTGAACGCCGAGGTTCCGCTCCTGGAGTCGATCGGTCTGTCGTTCGGTGCCGGCCGGGTCGCTGTGGAGTACGAGGCCGTTCGTGACGAGCTTCTGACGGCGCGGGTCGCCAGATGA
- a CDS encoding DUF1156 domain-containing protein: protein MRKLIEVALPLEAINRESAHEKSVPRKGHPATLHLWWARRPLAAARAVLFAQLVDDPSSLPEQFPTEESQRVERARLHKLIERLATWENTRDQTLMAEAHAEILRSTGGNPPPILDPFAGGGSIPLEAQRLGLEAHASDLNPVAVLINKALIEIPPKFAGRPPVFPGLVEERMAWEGATGLAADIRAYGLWMRDEAGRRIGRHYPKATLADGTKATVIAWIWARTVTCPNPACGIEMPLVRSWWLGKKKGKEAWIRPVVVPDSKHPSRKRVEFEIEHAATGPEVDGTMDGRRGGVCVACGSVANVDYVRSEALAGRMGQHLLAVVAEGKRRRLYVAPTLEQHDAALVPRPEDSVDGDLSTNPRWFSPPAYGLTAFADLFTNRQLLALTTFSDLVMEARGHVLSDALAAGAPPGDRLESGGADAEAYADAIATYLGHLGSKLADWLSSVCSWIPQIEGVRDTFARQALPMVWDYVEINPFSNSVGNVVGHFDWIASAVAAVPANGPAPTVTQQDAASHDFVPAVIATDPPYYDNIGYSDLSDFFYVWLRRSLREVHPSLLSTMLVPKAEELVANPYRHNGSDRAKEFFEDGFRRVFARARDAVIADFPITVYYAFKQSAVGDDGAASTGWETLLDGMIRSGWRITATWPMRSERGGRMLSVGTNALASSIVLTLRPRPDDAPTIDRRGLIAALRDELPDALRRLQQGAIAPVDLPQAAIGPGMAVFSRYAKVIESDGSPMPVRAALARINEILDEVLNEQEGDFDASTRFAIAWYRQHGYATGQFGEADNMARARNTAVETVKREGILSSAANKVTLLSPADLPEDYDVRADDRVGVWEVLHHLIASLERGGVPAAGAFLAEVRERPDGAIDVELVKELAFLLFSIAERNGWTKDALAFNTAATAWPDIVQASREMPTSPGEQASFDLGEG, encoded by the coding sequence ATGCGCAAGCTGATTGAGGTAGCGCTGCCGCTAGAAGCGATCAACCGTGAGTCTGCGCATGAGAAGTCGGTCCCGCGAAAAGGTCATCCCGCGACGCTTCACCTATGGTGGGCGCGACGCCCGCTCGCCGCCGCACGGGCCGTCCTATTCGCACAGCTTGTCGATGACCCGTCATCGCTCCCCGAACAGTTTCCGACCGAAGAGTCGCAACGGGTCGAGCGCGCGCGGCTGCACAAGCTGATCGAGCGACTGGCAACATGGGAGAACACGCGCGACCAGACGCTAATGGCGGAGGCGCATGCTGAGATCCTGCGATCGACGGGAGGAAATCCGCCGCCGATCCTCGACCCCTTCGCCGGCGGCGGCTCGATCCCGCTAGAGGCCCAGCGCCTGGGCCTGGAAGCGCACGCCTCCGACCTCAACCCCGTCGCGGTGCTGATCAATAAGGCGCTGATCGAGATCCCGCCGAAGTTCGCGGGCCGCCCACCCGTTTTCCCTGGGTTGGTCGAGGAGCGTATGGCCTGGGAGGGTGCGACAGGGCTTGCCGCCGACATTCGCGCCTACGGGCTTTGGATGCGCGATGAAGCCGGGAGGCGCATCGGCCGCCACTACCCGAAGGCCACCTTGGCGGACGGCACGAAGGCGACTGTGATCGCCTGGATCTGGGCGCGGACGGTCACCTGCCCGAACCCGGCGTGCGGCATCGAGATGCCCCTCGTGCGGTCGTGGTGGCTCGGCAAGAAGAAGGGCAAGGAGGCCTGGATCCGGCCGGTCGTCGTGCCGGACTCCAAGCATCCGAGCAGGAAGCGGGTCGAGTTCGAGATCGAACACGCGGCCACGGGGCCAGAGGTGGACGGCACCATGGACGGCAGGCGCGGCGGTGTTTGCGTGGCCTGCGGGAGCGTTGCAAACGTCGATTACGTCCGAAGCGAGGCCCTGGCCGGGCGCATGGGCCAGCATCTGCTCGCTGTCGTTGCAGAGGGTAAACGGCGGCGTCTCTATGTCGCACCGACGCTTGAGCAGCACGACGCGGCTCTCGTGCCGCGCCCAGAAGACTCCGTCGACGGCGATCTCTCGACCAACCCCCGCTGGTTCTCGCCGCCGGCATACGGCCTGACCGCGTTCGCGGACTTGTTCACGAACCGCCAGCTCCTGGCGCTGACGACCTTCAGCGACCTCGTGATGGAGGCGCGGGGGCACGTGCTGAGCGACGCACTCGCGGCCGGCGCGCCGCCAGGCGACCGCCTCGAATCGGGCGGCGCCGATGCCGAGGCCTACGCCGATGCCATCGCGACGTATCTCGGGCACCTGGGATCCAAGCTTGCCGACTGGTTGTCTTCTGTCTGCAGCTGGATTCCGCAGATCGAGGGGGTTCGCGACACCTTCGCCCGCCAGGCCCTACCGATGGTTTGGGACTACGTTGAGATCAACCCATTTTCGAACTCGGTAGGCAATGTCGTTGGTCATTTCGACTGGATCGCGAGTGCCGTGGCTGCCGTCCCTGCCAACGGCCCAGCACCGACGGTCACTCAGCAGGATGCTGCTAGTCATGACTTCGTGCCTGCTGTCATTGCAACCGACCCGCCGTACTACGACAACATCGGCTACTCGGACCTCTCAGATTTCTTCTATGTATGGCTGCGCCGCTCGCTCCGGGAGGTGCATCCCAGCCTCTTGAGCACCATGCTTGTGCCGAAGGCCGAAGAACTCGTGGCGAACCCTTACCGCCACAACGGCAGTGACCGCGCCAAAGAGTTCTTTGAAGATGGTTTCCGGCGTGTCTTTGCGCGCGCACGTGACGCGGTCATCGCTGACTTTCCAATCACCGTTTATTACGCATTCAAGCAGTCCGCTGTTGGCGATGACGGCGCGGCGTCGACGGGGTGGGAGACGCTGCTAGACGGGATGATCCGCTCGGGCTGGAGGATCACCGCAACATGGCCGATGCGCAGCGAGCGCGGTGGGAGGATGCTGTCAGTTGGGACCAACGCCCTTGCCTCGTCGATTGTCCTGACCCTCCGCCCGCGCCCCGACGACGCGCCGACGATCGACCGCCGCGGCCTCATCGCAGCGCTGCGCGACGAACTGCCTGACGCCCTGCGCAGGCTCCAGCAGGGAGCAATCGCCCCGGTCGATCTGCCACAGGCAGCCATCGGCCCGGGGATGGCGGTCTTCTCGCGCTACGCGAAAGTGATCGAAAGCGACGGCAGCCCGATGCCCGTTCGCGCCGCGCTCGCCCGGATCAACGAGATCCTTGACGAAGTGCTCAACGAGCAGGAAGGCGACTTCGACGCCTCTACGCGCTTCGCGATCGCCTGGTACCGGCAGCACGGCTACGCGACGGGACAGTTCGGGGAGGCCGACAACATGGCCCGGGCGCGAAACACGGCGGTCGAGACGGTTAAGCGCGAGGGCATCCTGAGCAGCGCGGCGAACAAGGTCACTTTGCTGTCGCCAGCAGACCTTCCCGAGGACTACGACGTACGGGCCGACGATCGCGTCGGTGTGTGGGAGGTGCTGCACCACCTGATTGCCTCGCTCGAGCGCGGCGGGGTGCCGGCCGCGGGCGCCTTCCTCGCTGAGGTCCGCGAGCGCCCCGACGGCGCCATCGATGTCGAGCTGGTCAAGGAGTTGGCCTTCCTGCTGTTCTCGATCGCCGAGCGTAACGGCTGGACCAAAGACGCCCTCGCGTTCAACACCGCGGCGACGGCGTGGCCCGACATCGTGCAGGCCTCCCGCGAGATGCCGACGAGCCCCGGCGAGCAGGCCTCCTTCGACCTCGGGGAAGGGTGA
- a CDS encoding ParB/RepB/Spo0J family partition protein, with translation MTTTDTTEATATTLAVLPIDAITVREGWNPRTADDEVERDQLTESVRAQGILQPLLVERTDDGRVLIDGHRRLAAARAAGLAEIPVIERTGKDGDAPQLAAALAANMRRRGLDPIEEARAYERATQAGWPQRRIAEAVGCSPRHVSQRLRLLRLPDAVQEAIGAGSLPLSAVPVVETIAAVAPAVADTVAGALATGALTASELTEHPEGALAELAQSMEGACPTLVAVPGYQDLGALALDADLAARAEAAGVHGVSFSAEDMDAARAFGCLIEFAGGEDRYWRRGFMADATWLADRVALHVERAEERARQEAERRVAAGVASGREGGGDEDAPSESDEDRRRRERQEATENRRAARLANLDLGRRAMLAYDEPTEITMQMARAVVLVALHHHAQDAAQGLRLTREALQRTETTTTKAGATRERVHYPERHEAEAALVEWIEGARTPAQLVGRGVQALVGAFYADQEALPQSERRPADVPGRYGGGIAATLPGVMDRLARDVLPEGLATLVRERVAWPQHATALDADDDQAAPADAEAQAA, from the coding sequence ATGACGACGACCGACACCACCGAGGCGACCGCGACCACGCTCGCGGTACTGCCGATCGACGCGATCACGGTGCGCGAGGGATGGAATCCGCGGACCGCAGACGATGAGGTCGAGCGCGACCAGCTCACCGAGTCGGTGCGCGCTCAGGGCATCCTGCAGCCGCTGCTCGTGGAGCGCACCGACGATGGGCGGGTGCTGATCGACGGCCACCGTCGCCTCGCCGCGGCGCGCGCCGCCGGGCTCGCTGAGATTCCGGTGATCGAGCGCACGGGCAAGGATGGCGACGCCCCGCAACTCGCAGCCGCGCTTGCAGCCAACATGCGCCGCCGGGGGCTTGACCCGATCGAGGAGGCGCGCGCCTACGAGCGCGCCACCCAGGCCGGCTGGCCGCAGCGGCGTATCGCGGAGGCCGTCGGCTGCTCACCGCGCCACGTCTCCCAGCGCCTTCGCCTGCTGCGCCTGCCCGACGCCGTGCAGGAGGCGATCGGCGCCGGGTCGCTGCCGTTGTCCGCGGTGCCCGTCGTGGAGACGATCGCCGCCGTCGCTCCGGCCGTCGCTGACACCGTGGCCGGCGCTCTCGCCACGGGCGCGCTGACGGCGTCCGAGCTCACCGAGCACCCGGAGGGCGCGCTCGCCGAGCTCGCGCAGTCAATGGAGGGGGCGTGCCCGACGCTCGTCGCCGTGCCCGGCTACCAGGACCTCGGCGCGCTGGCGCTCGATGCCGATCTCGCCGCGCGCGCCGAGGCGGCCGGGGTCCACGGCGTCAGCTTCTCCGCCGAGGACATGGACGCAGCGCGCGCCTTCGGCTGCCTGATCGAGTTCGCGGGTGGCGAGGACCGCTACTGGCGCCGTGGCTTCATGGCCGACGCCACCTGGCTCGCCGACCGGGTGGCCCTCCACGTCGAGCGCGCCGAGGAGCGGGCGCGTCAGGAAGCGGAGCGTCGCGTGGCGGCAGGCGTCGCGAGCGGCCGGGAGGGCGGGGGTGACGAGGACGCTCCGAGCGAATCCGACGAGGATCGGCGCCGCCGCGAGCGCCAGGAAGCCACGGAGAACCGGCGGGCCGCGCGCCTGGCGAACCTCGACCTCGGGCGGCGGGCGATGCTGGCCTACGACGAGCCGACCGAGATCACGATGCAGATGGCGCGCGCGGTCGTGCTGGTCGCCCTCCACCATCACGCCCAGGACGCCGCCCAGGGGCTTCGCCTCACTCGTGAGGCGTTGCAGCGCACCGAGACGACGACGACCAAGGCCGGGGCGACCCGCGAGCGGGTCCACTACCCCGAGCGCCACGAGGCCGAGGCGGCGCTCGTCGAGTGGATCGAGGGAGCGCGCACGCCGGCCCAGCTCGTCGGGCGCGGGGTGCAGGCCCTGGTCGGGGCGTTCTACGCCGATCAGGAGGCTCTGCCGCAGTCCGAGCGGCGCCCGGCCGACGTGCCCGGGCGCTACGGCGGAGGGATCGCGGCGACCCTCCCCGGGGTGATGGACAGGCTCGCCCGTGACGTCCTCCCTGAGGGTCTCGCGACCCTGGTGAGGGAGCGCGTCGCCTGGCCCCAGCACGCGACGGCGCTCGACGCCGACGACGACCAAGCCGCCCCCGCCGATGCGGAGGCGCAGGCCGCGTAG